A single region of the Chelonia mydas isolate rCheMyd1 chromosome 4, rCheMyd1.pri.v2, whole genome shotgun sequence genome encodes:
- the SGMS2 gene encoding phosphatidylcholine:ceramide cholinephosphotransferase 2 — MDTIETAKLEEHMESQNNDTSNGYVRPTLSVSEESENGNGKPKGLPNGLRKGTKKYPDYIQISMPAESRNKFPLEWWKTGIAFVYALFNLILTTVMITVVHERVPPKELSPPLPDKFFDYIDRVKWAFSVSEINGMILVGLWLIQWLFLRYKSIVGRRFFFIIGTLYLYRCITMYVTTLPVPGMHFQCAPKLNGDSQAKVQRILRLISGGGLSITGSHILCGDFLFSGHTVVLTLTYLFIKEYSPRHFWWYHLICWLMSAAGIICILVAHEHYTVDVIVAYYITTRLFWWYHSMANEKNLKVSSQTNFLSRAWWYPIFYFFEKNIQGSVPCCFSWPISWPPSCFKSSCKKYSRVQKTGEDNEKST, encoded by the exons ATGGATACCATTGAGACTGCAAAGCTTGAAGAGCACATGGAAAGTCAAAACAATGACACCTCAAATGGTTACGTTCGACCTACCCTATCTGTCAGTGAAGAGAGCGAAAATGGCAATGGCAAACCTAAGGGTTTACCTAATGGTTTGCGAAAAGGCACAAAGAAATATCCGGACTATATTCAGATTTCTATGCCTGCTGAATCTAGGAACAAATTTCCTTTGGAATGGTGGAAAACAGGCATTGCCTTTGTGTATGCTCTCTTCAATTTAATTCTAACGACTGTCATGATCACCGTTGTTCATGAGAGGGTACCTCCCAAGGAGCTCAGTCCTCCATTGCCGGATAAATTTTTTGATTATATTGATCGCGTGAAATGGGCTTTTTCTGTATCAGAAATAAATGGAATGATACTAGTTGGATTATGGCTAATCCAGTGGTTATTTCTCAGATACAA ATCAATAGTGGGACGCAGGTTCTTTTTTATAATTGGAACTTTGTACCTGTATCGCTGTATTACCATGTATGTTACCACCCTACCTGTGCCTGGAATGCATTTTCAGTGTGCTCCAAAG TTGAATGGAGATTCTCAGGCTAAGGTGCAGAGGATCCTACGATTGATTTCTGGTGGCGGTCTGTCCATAACTGGATCACACATCCTATGTGGAGACTTCCTGTTTAGCGGTCACACAGTAGTGCTAACACTCACCTACCTGTTTATCAAGGAAT ACTCACCTCGTCATTTTTGGTGGTATCATTTGATCTGCTGGTTGATGAGTGCCGCTGGTATAATCTGCATTCTTGTCGCCCATGAACACTACACTGTGGATGTTATTGTTGCTTATTATATCACCACAAGGCTCTTCTGGTGGTACCACTCAATGGCTAATGAAAAG AATTTGAAGGTCTCTTCCCAGACTAATTTTCTCTCTCGAGCATGGTGGTATCcgatattttatttctttgagaAGAATATACAAGGCTCAGTTCCTTGCTGCTTCTCATGGCCAATATCTTGGCCTCCCAGCTGCTTCAAGTCTTCATGCAAAAAATATTCACGGGTTCAGAAGACAGGAGAGGACAATGAAAAATCCACctga